In Sphingobacterium thalpophilum, a genomic segment contains:
- a CDS encoding prephenate dehydratase has translation MSLKIAIQGAKASFHEEAAFKFFGREVEIVECDSFKKTCELLKQRKVDYIVMAIENSIAGSLLPNYNLLRDYKFHITGEVYLNIQQNLMVLPGVKLKDIKHIESHPIAIRQCEEFLSELEGVRITEGSDTAATAKMIAERKLTDTAAIAGTLAAEIYGLEILEKRIETNKKNATRFLVLSNEVVEHKNANKASLSFQTGNTVGSLATILQCFAEQNINLSKIQSMPVIGKRNEYDFFVDVEWKKQTDYEAAIRKVLKHSVNFNIMGEYVKNEKL, from the coding sequence ATGAGTTTAAAAATTGCAATACAGGGAGCAAAGGCTTCATTTCATGAAGAGGCCGCATTTAAATTTTTCGGAAGAGAAGTTGAAATTGTAGAATGTGATTCATTTAAAAAAACTTGTGAATTGCTGAAGCAAAGAAAAGTCGACTATATCGTTATGGCGATCGAAAATTCAATTGCGGGAAGCTTATTGCCGAATTATAATTTATTGAGAGATTACAAGTTCCATATCACTGGGGAAGTTTACCTAAACATCCAACAGAATCTCATGGTATTGCCGGGCGTTAAATTAAAGGATATCAAACACATCGAATCGCATCCAATTGCCATTCGCCAATGTGAAGAATTTCTTTCTGAACTTGAAGGTGTACGCATAACCGAGGGATCTGATACGGCTGCAACTGCAAAAATGATTGCCGAGCGAAAATTGACGGATACTGCGGCAATTGCAGGGACATTGGCCGCTGAAATATATGGTCTTGAAATATTAGAAAAGAGAATCGAAACCAATAAAAAGAACGCAACGCGTTTCCTCGTACTATCGAATGAGGTTGTCGAACATAAAAATGCCAATAAAGCGTCATTATCATTCCAAACAGGAAATACAGTGGGATCTCTGGCGACTATTTTACAATGTTTTGCTGAACAGAATATCAACTTGAGCAAGATTCAGTCAATGCCGGTAATCGGAAAACGCAATGAATATGATTTTTTCGTCGACGTAGAATGGAAAAAACAAACAGACTACGAAGCAGCTATACGTAAAGTACTCAAACATAGTGTCAATTTCAATATTATGGGCGAGTATGTCAAAAACGAAAAACTATAA
- a CDS encoding thermonuclease family protein has product MLKRINFYVCVSVICLVLTGFTFKGEEKDAKVKRVIDGDTFVIENGTPKGEKVRLIGVDAPETRRTARKEFGYYGQEAKQYLTTMLNGKSVKLVFDVGKRDRYGRLLAYVYVGKKFINRDLVEQGYAVSYTLAPNVQYAELFVKLERQARQEKRGLWR; this is encoded by the coding sequence ATGCTAAAACGAATTAATTTTTATGTGTGTGTAAGTGTGATCTGTTTGGTGTTGACAGGTTTCACTTTTAAAGGAGAGGAAAAGGACGCCAAAGTAAAGCGTGTTATTGATGGCGATACCTTTGTCATTGAAAATGGAACCCCAAAAGGGGAGAAAGTTAGGTTGATAGGAGTAGATGCTCCGGAAACGAGACGTACTGCGCGGAAGGAATTCGGGTACTATGGTCAAGAAGCAAAGCAGTATTTAACGACGATGTTAAACGGCAAAAGTGTTAAGTTGGTCTTTGACGTTGGAAAACGGGATCGGTATGGAAGACTTCTTGCCTATGTGTATGTTGGAAAGAAATTTATCAATCGGGATTTGGTTGAACAAGGGTATGCAGTATCCTATACGCTGGCACCAAATGTACAATATGCAGAATTATTTGTAAAATTGGAGCGTCAGGCTCGTCAGGAGAAACGTGGCCTTTGGAGATAA